In the genome of Pseudomonas lalucatii, the window GATTCCCGAGCCCCATGAGTTCACCGCGCGGCTGAGCCTGGGCCATGCCGGCCACAGCCACGATTATGACCTGGAGTTCCGTGAACACGGCCAGGGGCACGACCATGCACACGCCGAACTGCAGGGGTTGGAGCTGTCGCTGGAGGGCTACCAGGACGCCCATGAACGCGCGCATGCCAACGACATCCGCAGGCGCTTCGGCAACCGTAACGTCACCACCGGGCAGATCATCCTGTTCGGCCTGACCGGAGGACTGATCCCCTGCCCGGCGGCGATCACCGTGCTGCTGCTCTGCCTGCAAGTGAAAGAAGTCGCATTGGGTGCCGTCCTGGTGCTGTGCTTCAGCATCGGCTTGGCCATCACCCTGGTCAGTGTGGGCGCCGCCGCCGCTATCGGCGCGCGCCAGGCATCCAATCGCTGGCCCTGGCTTGGCACTGTGGCGCGTCGCGCCCCTTACCTGTCCAGCCTGTTGATCATCGGCGTGGGTGTTTACGTTGGCGTCCATGGCTGGACCGGCCTGAACGCCTAGGGTGACTGGGGGCGCTGTCCGGCCCATTCGGCCCGTCCTCGCCGTCTGGAAACCCTGAGGTAGCCCGACTAACGAATCTCGCCGCGCGGGAAGGGCAAGTAACGCGGTTGATAGGCTCCGTCAGAGCGCCAGCGCCACCAGCATCGCGCACTCCGTCAGCTCCAGCAGGGCCCCGGCCGTGTCGCCGGTGGTGCCGCCGAGGCGCCGCCGCAGCAGCCGGCGCAGCCAGAGGAACAGCAGCCCGGCCACCAGCAGGGCCAGCAGGCCCGGGCCGCCGAACAGGGCGATGGCGACCCCGTGGGCGGCCAGCAGCCAGGGCAGCTGGCGGCGCGGCAGGTGGTCGGCCAGGGCCTGACCCAGGCCGCCGGGACGCACGTAGGGGGTACTCAGCAGGAGCAGCGGCGGCAGTACCCGCGCCAGCCAGGGCACCAGCAGCAGGGCCAGGGCCTCGCCGGCCTCGAGCAAGGCCACCAGGGCGGCGAACTTGAGCAACAGCAGCAGCGCCAGCACCAGCACCGCCATGGGCCCGCTGCGCGGGTCCTTCATGATTGCCAGGGTGCGCTCGCGGTCGCCCATGCCGCCGACCCAGGCGTCGGCGCTGTCGGCCAGGCCGTCCAGGTGCAGGCCGCCGCTGAGGCCGACCCAGAGCGTCAGCAGCAGCGCCGCCTGCAACAGCACCTGCACATCGGCCAGCAGCTGCTGGGCGGTGACCAGCAGCAGGCCCAGCAACAGGCCCACCGCGGGGTACCAGAGCAGCGAGCGACCGAGCTGAGCGGGCGTCGGCATGCCGGCCAGGCGCACCGGAAGGCGGGTGAGAAACTGCAGGGCGATCAGCAGCGGCGTCACGGCAGCTCCCGCAGCCGGCCGGCGCCGTCCAGCGTCAGACGCACGCGCTGGCCATGGGCCACGCCGACCTGCAGCAGGTCGGCCGGCGCCAGGCTGCGGGCCCGCGCCAGCAGCAGGCGCATCACCCCGCCGTGGCTGACCAGCAGCAGGCGCTCGCCGGCATGCCGGGCCTGCAGCCGGTGCAGCGCGCCCAGCACCCGCGCCTCGAAGTCCGCCATGGCCTCGCCGCCGGGTGGCGGGCAGGCGTAGGGATCGGTCCAGAAGCGCCCCAGGGCCTCGGCGTCGGTCTGCATCAGCTCGGCGGCGCTGCGCCCTTCCCAGGCGCCGAAGTGCAGCTCCTGCAGGTCCGGTTCCAGGCTCAACGGCAGGCCGCGCCGCGCCGCCAGCTCCTCGGCGAAGCGGGCGCAGCGCTGCAGCGGCGAGCTGATCAGGCGGTCCCAGGGGCCGGCGTCCTGTACCGCCCCACGCAGCTGGGCCCAGCCGGCATCCGTCAGGGCATCGTCGATACGCCCGCGCAGGCCGCCGCCCCGTTCGGTCTCGCCATGGCGCAGCAGTTCCAGGTGGACCGTCACGGCGCGCGCTCCGCCACCGCCGCCTCGGCGAAGGTGGCCATCTCGCTGTGCAGCTGGCAGGCCAGGCGCAACAGCGGTACGGCCAGCGCCGCGCCGCTGCCCTCGCCCAGGCGCAGGCCCAATTGCAGCAGCGGCTCGGCCTCCAGGGCCTGCAGCACGCGACGATGCCCAGGTTCGGCGCCCTGGTGGGCGAACAACAGCCAGGGCCGACAGTCCGGGTTGAGGCGCACCGCCGCCAGGGCGGCGACGCTGCAGATGAAACCGTCCACTAGGGCTGTGACCCCCTCCTGGGCGCAGGCCAGGTAGGCGCCGACCAGGGCGAGGATCTCGAAGCCGCCGAGGCGTTGCAGGGCGTCGAAGGGCTCGGCGATGGCCGGCCGATGCAGGGCCAGGGCCACCTCGATCACCGCCGTCTTGCGCGCCAGCCCGGCGCCATCCAGGCCGGTGCCGGGGCCGACCAGCGCGGCGGCCGGGCAGTCCAGCAGCCAGCAGGCCAGGGCCGTGGCCGCAGTGGTGTTGCCGATGCCCATCTCGCCGCCGATAAACAACTGAGCCCCGCCCTGCTGCGCGCGCAGCAGGGCATCGCGACCGCCCTGCAGGGCCAGGCGGGCCTGCGCGGCGCTCATCGCCGGGCCCTGGGTGAAGTTCGCGGTACCGGCGCCCAGGTGCAGGTGGCGCACCCCGGGCAGCTCCAACGGCTGCGCGGTGCCCAGGTCGACCACCTCCAGGCTGGCGCCCAGCTGGCGGGCCAGCACGCTGATGGCCGCGCCGCCGGCGACGAAGTTGCCGAGCATCTGCCCGGTGACTGCCTGCGGGTAGGCCGACACGCCCTCGGCGACCACACCATGGTCGCCGGCGAAGATGCCGATGGCCACGCGCTCGACGCCGGGCCGCTCGCGCCCCTGCAGCGCGGCCAACTGCACCGCCAGGTGCTCCAGCTGGCCGAGGGAGCCGGCCGGCTTGGTCAGCTGCGCCTGGCGCGCCAGGGCCTGCTCGCGCGCCGCCTGGTCCGGCATTCGGCTGGGTTGCTGCCACCAGCCCTGGCTCATAGCGGCGCCCCCTTCAGTACCAGCGGCAGGCCCGCCACAGTCAGGGTCACCCGCCCGCAGCGCTCGGCCAGGGCCTGGTGCAGCCAGCCGGCTTCGTCGACATAGCGGCGGGTCAGCTCGCCCAGGGGCACCACCCCCAGGCCGGTCTCGTTGCTGACCAGGATCACCCGCCCCGGCAGCGCGTGCAGGCACTCGAGCAGCGCCTCGCGCTCGGCGTCCAGGCGCGCCTGATCGTCCAGCATCAGCAGGTTGCTCAGCCACAGGGTCAGGCAGTCGACCAGCAGGCAGCGCCCTTCCCCCGCCTGCTCGGCCAGCACCCGGGCCAGGGCCAGCGGCTCCTCCACCAGGGCCCAGTGCGCCGGGCGGCGCGCCCGGTGTTCGCGGATGCGCGCGGCCATCTCGCCGTCCAGCGCCTGGCCGGTGGCGATGTAGGTCACCGCCAGGCCGGATTCGCCGGCCAGCCTCTCGGCCAGGCGGCTCTTGCCGGAACGGGCGCCGCCGAGGATCAGTTCGATCATGAGTTCTCCCTGGGCTGCGCCATGCCGCACAGCTCGCGCAGCCTGGCGGTATCCAGATGGGCCTCGACCAGGTCGGCCAGGCGCTCGATGTCGCGCTCGCGCAGGGCCTGGTAGTCGACCGCCTGCACCTCGCGCAGGCCGGCCCAGCGCAGCAGCGCCGCACAGGCCGGGCCCGACTCGAACAGCCCGTGCAGGTAGGTGCCGAGCACCTGGCCGTCGGCGCTCAAGGCGCCGTCGCCACGGCCGTCGTCCAGCAGCACGGCGCCGTTCAGGCCGGCCCCCGTGCTGACCCCGGCGTGGATCTCGTAGCCGGTTACCGGCGCATCCTCCAGGCGCAGGCGGCCGCGGACGTTGCGCAGCTGCTTCTCGGGCTCCAGCACGGTGGAAAAATCCAGCAGGCCCAGGCCGTCGCTGCCGCCCGCCACGCCTTCCAGGCCATGGGGGTCGTCGAGGCGCGTGCCGAGCATCTGCAGGCCGCCGCAGATGCCGACGAGCTTGCCGCCGTAGCGCAGGTGCCTATGGATGGCCGCCTCCCAGCCCTGCTCGCGCAGGAACGCCAGGTCGGCGCGCACGCTCTTGGAGCCGGGCAGGATGATCAGGTCGGCCGGCGGTATCGCCTGGCCGGGGCCGACGAAGCTCAGCTCGACCTGCGGATGCAGGCGCAGCGGGTCGAAGTCGGTGTGATTGCTGATGCGCGGCAGCACCGGCACCACCACCTTGAGCACCTCGCCGGTCTTGGTCGCCTGGCGCTGATCGATGGCGTCCTCGGCTTCCAGGTGAAAATCCATCAGGTAGGGCAGCACGCCGAGCACCGGCTTGCCGGTACGTTGCTCCAGCCAGTCGAGGCCCGGCTGCAGCAGGGCGATGTCGCCGCGAAAGCGGTTGATCACGAAGCCCTGGATGCGCGCCTGTTCCGACGGGCTGAGCAACTCGAGGGTGCCGACCAGGTGGGCGAACACCCCGCCCTTGTCGATGTCGGCGATGAGGATCACCGGGCAGTCCACCGCCTCGGCGAAGCCCATGTTGGCGATGTCGCCGGCGCGCAGGTTGATCTCCGCCGGCGAGCCGGCGCCCTCCACCGCCACCACCTGGTAGGCGGCGCTCAGGCGCTGGTGCGACTGCAGCACCGCATCCATCGCCACCTTCTTGTAGTCGTGGTAGGCGGCGGCCTCCATGCTGCTGATGGCGCGGCCATGGATGATCACCTGGGCGCCGGTGTCGCTGTTGGGCTTGAGCAGCACCGGGTTCATGTCGCTGTGCGGCGCCAGGCCGGCGGCCTGGGCCTGCACCGCCTGGGCCCGGCCGATCTCGCCGCCGTCTTCAGTCACGGCGGAATTGAGCGCCATGTTCTGCGGCTTGAACGGTGCCACCGCCACGCCCTGGCGCCTGAGCCAGCGGCACAGCGCGGTCACCAGGGTGCTCTTGCCGGCGTCGGAGGTGGTGCCCTGCACCATCAGGGTGGTCATGCCGAATGCTCCTTGAATGCGTGTAACGCCTGCTCCAGCCGGGCCCAGCCCGGCTCGTCGGCGGGCAGGCCGAAGCGCAGGCTGAGCGGCGCCTGGAACAGGCGGGTGAGGATGCCCTGGGCGGCGAGAAATTCATGTAGCGCCGCCGCCCGCGGATCAGAGCACCACTGGAACAGCGCACAGCCACCGCTGGGCGGCCAGCCCCGGGCGCTCAGCAGCTCGGCCAGGCGCCGGCCGTCGGCACTCAGGCGCCGGCGCTGCTCGCCCTGGCCACGCCGGTCCGGCAGCAACGCAGTGGCCAACGCCCGGGCCGGACCGCTGACCGTCCAGGGCCCGAGCAGTTCGTCGAGCCGCCCCAGCAGCGCCGGTTCGGCCAGGACGAAGCCCAGGCGGATACCGGCCAGGCCGAAGAACTTGCCGAACGAGCGCAGCACGATCAGCCCGGGCCGGTCGCAGTAGGCCGCCAGGCTGTGCTGCGGGGTGCAGTCGATGAAGGCCTCGTCGACCAGCAGCCAGCCGCCGCGCGCGGCCAGGCGCCGATGCCAGGCCAGCAGCTGCGCGGGGGCGAAACGCCGTCCAGTCGGATTGTTCGGGTTGACCAGCAGCAGCACGTCGAGGCCATCGACCTGCCGGTCCATTTCCTCTGCATCCAGTTGCAGCAGCTCATGGCCCGCGCGCTCCCAGGCCGCCGCATGCTCGGCGTAGGCCGGCGCGAGGACGCCGACCCGCGAACGGCCGCGCAGCCGCGGCAGGGCCTGGATCGCCGACTGGGAGCCGGCCACCGGCAGCAACGCCGGCGCCCCGTAATAGTCGCGGGCGGCCGCCTCCAGGCCGTCGTCTGCTTCGGGCAGGCGCGTCCAGGCGCTCGCGGGAACAGGCGGCAAGGGCCAGCCATAGGGGGCGATGCCGGTGGACAGGTCCAGCCAGTCGCCCAGGGCGATGCCATGGCGCTGCGCCGCCGCGCGCAGCCGGCCGCCGTGCTCAAGCAAGGCCCACCTCCGCCACCAGCAGCAACGCCAGCCACAGCAGCACGCCGCCGTACACCAGATTGAGCGCCCGCTCGATATCCCGGGCCCGCGGCGCGGCGCCCTCGCCCAGGGGCGGGCGCTGCTCCTCGCGGCCGTGGTAGATGGCCGCGCCGCCCAGGCGCACGCCCAGGGCGCCGGCACCGGCGGCCATCACCGGGCCGGCATTGGGGCTGTCCCACTGCGGTGCCTGGCGGCGCCAGCAGCGCAGTGCCGAGGCGCTGCTGCCGAGCAGCGCGTAGGTCAGCGCCACCAGGCGCGCCGGCAGGTAGTTGAGGCCGTCGTCGATCTTCGCCGCGGCCCAGCCGAAGCGGGCGAAGCGCGGGGTACGGTAGCCCCACATGGCGTCCAGGGTGTTGCTCAGGCGATAGAGCACCACCCCCGGCGCGCCGGCGACGAGGAACCAGAACAGCGCGGCGAACACCGCATCCGAGCCGTTCTCCAGCACCGACTCGGTGCCGGCGCGGGCCACCCCGCTGGCGTCCAGTTCGCTGGTGGTGCGGCTGACCAGATAGCCGACCCGCTCGCGCGCCAGGGGCAGGTCGCCCAGGCGCAGGGCCTGGGCCACCGGCAGGGCGTGCTCGCCGAGGCTCTTCAAGCCCAGGGCGGCATACAGGGCGAGGATCTCCACCGCCCAGCCGATGCCCGGCAGCTGGGCCAGCAGCGCCGCCAGCAGGGTCGGCGGCAGCACCGCCAGGCACCAAGCCGTGACGCCATGACTGCGCCAGCCGCGCCCGGCCGAATTGAAACGCCGCTCCAGCCCTGCGGCCAGACGGCCGAAGGCCACCAGCGGGTGCGCGCGCCTGGGCTCGCCCAGCCAGGCATCCAGGGCGACGGCTGTCAGGCCGCTCAGGGCCAGGCTCACGGACCCGCCCTCGTCCAGCCTTCTGCTACTGCGAACACGCCTCGATCCCCCATCGGTCCTGAAACAGCAATTCCTGCAGCGCCCGCTGCTGCGCCCAGCCCTGCTGCACCAGCATCGGTGCCTGATAGAACTCCGCCACCGGGCCGAGACAGAGCAGCGCCAGCGGCTGGCTGCCGGGCGGCATGGCCAGCAGCTCGGCCAATGCCTGCGGCTCGAACAGCGACACCCAGCCCATGCCCAGCCCCTCGGCGCGGGCGGCCAGCCAGAGATTCTGAATGGCGCAGGCCACCGAGGCCAGGTCCATTTCCGGCATTGTGCGGCGACCGAACACATGGGCCTCGCGGTCGTCCATCAGGGCCGCCACCAGCAGCTCGGCGCAGTCGCCGACGCCCTCGACCTTGAGCCGCATGAAGGCGTCGCCACGCTCGCCCAGGGCCTCGGCGGTGCGCTGTCGCTCCTCCTCCACCAGGGCCTGGATCGCCCGGCGCAGCTCCGGACGGGTGATGCGGATAAAGCGCCAGGGCTGCATCAGGCCGACGCTGGGCGCCTGGTGCGCCGCCTGCAGCAGCCGCGTCAGCACCGCCGGCTCGACCCGCCCGCCGCTGAAGTGGCGCATGTCGCGGCGCTCGGCGATGGCCCGGTAGACCGCCGCCCGCTCGGCAGCGCTGAAGGCCTGCTGGCTCATGGCTGGAACAGCTCGGCGGCCGCCACGGGATCGGACGGCAGGTAGAAGTGGATATAGGAGGCGCTCAGCCGGCCCTGGCGATAGACCGCCTCGGCGGTGCGCTTGTAGTTCGGGCACTCGCCCCGGGCGATGGGCTGCAGGTCGCAGGTCAGGGCCGAGTGATGGAAGGTATGCCCACGCAGGCGGCCGCCGGGCAGCTCGACCTCCTGCAGGGCCAGGGCGGTCAGGCGCGGCTGCAGGGTCGCCGCGCCGGGCAGCAGGCCGAGCATGCGCCCGCTCTGCCCTTGCTTGTCGGTGAGCCTGTCGAGCAGGTAGAGCATGCCGCCGCACTCGGCGTGGATCGGCTTGCCGGCCGCGTGGTGGGCGCGGATCGCCTCGGCCATGGCCTGGTTGGCTTCCAGGCGCGCCAGGTGCAGCTCGGGGTAGCCGCCGGGCAGGTAGAGGCTGTCGACCTCGGGCAACTGCTCATCGGCCAGGGGCGAGAAGAACCGCAGCTCGGCGCCCAGTTCGCGCAACAGGTCCAGGTTGGCCTGGTAGAGGAAGGCGAAGGCGGCGTCCAAGGCCACGCCGCTGCGCACCCCGGCCAGCAGCGGCGCGAGCGCCTGCGGCTCGGGGGCGGCGCAGCTCACCGGCGGCGGCAGGGCCACCTCGGCGCTGGCGGCCAGGGCGTCGGCGGCGGCGTCCAGGCGGGCATCCAGGTCGGCCAGTTCCCCGGCCTGGACCAGGCCCAGGTGGCGACTGGGCAGTTCGATGTCGGCACTGCGCGGCAAGGCGCCATACCAGCGGATGGACGCGGGCAAGGCATCGCGCAGGATCTCGCCGTGCCGAACGCTGCCGACCTTGTTGCCGAGCACCCCGGAAAACGGCAGGTCCGCCTGGAAGCTGGCCAGGCCATGGGCCAGGGCGCCGAAGGTCTGGGCCATGGCCGAGCCGTCGATCACCGCCAGCACCGGCACGCCGAAATGCCGGGCCAGGTCGGCGGCCGAGGGGCTGCCGTCGAACAGCCCCATCACCCCCTCGATGAGGATCAGCTCGGCCTCCCCGGCCGCCTGCCAGAGCAGCCGGCGGCTCTCGGCCGCGCCGACCATCCACAGGTCCAGCTGGTACACCGGCGCGCCGCTGGCGCGGGCGAGGATCATCGGGTCGAGGAAATCCGGGCCGCACTTGAACACCCGCACGCGCTTGCCCTGGCGCGCGTGCAGGCGCGCCAGGGCGGCGGTGACCGTGGTCTTGCCCTGGCCCGAGGCCGGCGCGGCGATCAGCAGCGCCGGGCAGTTCCTGGCGCTCATCAGAACTCCACGCCCTTCTGCGCTTTCACCCCGGCCTTGAAGGCATGCTTGACCAGGCTCATCTCGGTGACGGTGTCCGCCGCCTCGATCATCCCCGGCGGGGCGCCGCGGCCGGTCACCACCACGTGCTGCAGCAGCGGCCGGGCCTCGATGTCGGCCAGCACCGTCTCCAGCTCCAGGTAGCCGTACTTGAGGGCGATGTTCAGCTCGTCCAGCACCACCAGGCCGATGGCCGGGTCGCCGAGCAACTGGCGCGCCACCGCCCAGGCCTCCTGGGCTTTCTGGATATCGCGCTGGCGGTCCTGGGTTTCCCAGGTGAAGCCCTCGCCCATCACGTGGTAGCTGACCTCCTCGGGGAAGCGGCGGAAGAAGGTCTCCTCGCCGGTGCTGGCGGCGCCCTTGATGAACTGCACCACGCCGACCCTGATGCCGTGCCCCAGGGCCCGGGCGACCATGCCGAAGGCCGAGCTGCTCTTGCCCTTGCCGTTGCCCGTGTGCACCAGCAACAGGCCGTATTCGTCCTGGGCCTGGGCGATCTTCTCGTCGATCAGCGCCTTCTTGCGCGCCATGCGTGCCTTGTGCCGCGCGTCGCGCTCCATCGACTCGCTCATCCCTGCACCTCCGCGCGCCGCTGCGCCAGTTGCCAGGAGCGGGCGCCGCCGTAGAGCAGCGTCGCCAGGCCGAGATAGAGCGCCAGGTTACCCAGGTAGCGCGGGTAGTAGACGGCGATGCGCTCGACCAGCAGGGCCAGGCTCGGCTCCGCATAGCGCCCGGAGAAGAACAGGAAGCCGCCGCCGGAGAACAGGTAGGCGACGAAGGCGCTGAGCGCCGCGGTCGCCGCCAGCAGTGCCAGGCTCTGCAGGCTGTCGCGGTGCCGGCCGGCGTACAGGCGGCCGCCCAGCCACAGCGAGGCGTAGGCCGGCAGCAGCAGCCAGTAGGCCGGCGACAGGCACCAGTCGCTCACCCCGCTCCACTGCATGGCGGCCAGATCCAGCAGCGAGGCCTCGGCGAACAGCGCCGGGAACACCCAGCGCGGGGTCAGCAGCACGCCGGCGAGGAAGAACACCGCCCAGGAGGCGCTGGGCAGGTTGAGCGTGGCGAAGTGCTGGCCGCGGGTCATGGCCAGCAGCGCCGCCAGGGCGAGGCCGAGCAGCAGTTGCGTGGAGGGTGACAGCTTGGGCATGGGGGTTCTCCTGGTGAGGGCGCCGACGGGTCAACCCGTCGGCGCCGGGGGGATTACAGCGCCTGGTAGCGCAGCGTCAGGTAGAGCGCCTGGCCGGGCTGGTTGAAGCCCTCGGCGGTCTCGTAGTCGGCGTCCAGCAGGTTGGCCACCCGGGCCTGCAGGCGCCATGCGGGGTCGATGCGGTACTCGCCGCGCAGGTCCAGGGTGGCGAAGCCGGACAGCTCCCTGGTATTGGCCAGGTCGTCGTAGCGCTGGCCCTCGGCATGCAGGCTGGCGCCGAGGCTGAAGGCGCCGAGGCGGCGATCCAGGTCGAGGTTGAACAGCTGCTTGGCGCGGCGCGCCAGCTCGTTGCCGTCGTTGGCCCCGGCCGAACGGTTCTCCGGTTCCAGCAGCGTGTAGTTGGCGTTCCAGTCCCAGCCGAGCAGCTGGCTGGCCAGCAGCAGCTCGACGCCGCGGATGCGTGCCTGGTCGACGTTGGCCGGACCACGGATGCTCGAGTCGTAGGCGATCAGGTCGTCGATGACGCTGCGAAAGGCGTTCACCGCCCAGTGGCCCCAGCCGTGCCGGCCGGCCAGGCCGAGCTCCAGGCTGCGCGAGGTCTCCGCGTCCAGCTCGGGGTTGCCGTAGCCGGGGTAGTACAGTTCGTTGAAAGTCGGCGCCTTGAACGCCGTGCCGTAGCCGAGGGTGGCCCGCAACGCGTCGCTCAGGGCAAAGCCGTAGCCGAGGTTGCCGGTGTCGTGCCGGCCGAACTGCTGGTTGTCGTCGCGGCGCAGCGACAGCTGCCAGTCGTGCCGGCCGACCTCGCCCAGGTACTGGGCGAAGGCGCCCTTGTTGTCCCGCGAGTCCTCGGCGTAGGCGGTGCTGCCGTTGACCTCGTCGTGCTGGTAGTCGGCGCCCAGGGTCAGGAGATGGCCGGGGGCCAGGCTCAGGTCGTTCTGCCAGCTGGCGCTGTCGCGGCGGCTGTCGAAACGCGAGTAGAAGGCGCCGTCCTGGAAGGCATCGGACTTGTCCTCGCTGCGCCCGGCCTGCAGGGTCACCTGCCAGGGCTCCAGCGGGGCGAACCGCGCGCGGGTGCCCAGCACATTCGACTCGCCGTCGGCATGGGCGTGGAAACCGGCGGTGCGCCGGCGGTTGACCTGGTCGTAATCGTTGTGCGACTTGGCCTGCAGCAGGTTGGCGTCCAGCTCCAGGCCGTTGGCGAAGCGGTAGCCGGCGCTGAGCGCGGCGGACAGGTTGCGGTAGCCGTCGGCATCGTCCTCGTAGCCGCTGGCATCCATCGCCTTGGCGTTGAGGCCATCGGTGTCCGCCCCGCTCACCCCCAGGCTGTACCAGCCCCGGTCGTCGCCACCGCTGACCCCGGCGCTGCCGCTGTAGCTGTCGTGGGTGCCGTAGCCGGCGGAGAAGAACGGCCTGGCGCCACCCGAGCCGCCCTTGCGGGTGAAGATCTGGATCACCCCGCCTATGGCCTCGGAGCCGTACAGGCTGGAACGCGGGCCACGCACCACCTCGATGCGCTCGATCAGCTCCAGGGGCAGGTCCTGCAGGGCCACCGCGCCCGAGGTCACCGAGCCGACCTTGATGCCGTCGATCAGCACCAGCACATGGTCGGACTCGCTGCCGCGCATGAACAGCGAGCTGTGCTTGCCCGGCCCGCCGTTGTTGGCGAAGGACACACCCGGCACCCGCTTGAGCAGTTCGGGCACCGAAGTGGCCTGGCTCAGTTCGATCTGCTCGCGGTCGAATACGGTGACCGCCGCCAGGCTCTGCTCGACGGTCTGCGCGGTACGGGTGGCGGTCACCACCTGGTCCTGCAAACGGCTGGGTTCGGCCGCCTGGGCCTGGGAAAGACTGGAAACGCCGCACAGCAGCGCCGCTGCCGGGGTCAGAAGGGACTTACTCATCGCGTATGCATGCTCCGCCGCCCCACCCGGGCGACTCAGACCTATATGGGCATACGGAGAGCAATGGACGGGGCACGCCGAGGACGCAGTCACCCGCCAGACAACGCCCTCCGCGATGCCGTGGATTGCGACAGGCCGGTCTCCGGGCTCACGAGTGGCGATCCAACTGGGGGTCGCCGGCCAGCGCACCTTCCCATGCGAGCAAACCCTGGGGGCTGCTGTCGGCACAGTGGTTGCAAAAGCGCTGGTTTGACTCGTCTACCGTTGCGGGGGCAGCGTCGGAATTGCGGGCGTGAATCGCCACGCGCACCGACTTCCCTGTTTCACCCCCGGACGCGCAGCGTCGGGGGCACCTGAAGCAAGGCGCGCAGGGTAGAGACTTGCCGCGGCAACGTCAAACACTGCCCGCTGCCCCGAACTAGCCGCCCTGCGCCGGGCTCACTGGCCGATCAGGATCAGCTTGCCGGTCTGCGGGTCGCGATAGACCTGGCCGACGCTCTGCAGCCCCTCGCCGCCCCGGCCCTTGAGGCTGTCGGGCAGAGCCGGCAGCTCGCGGCCGCGCTCGACCGGCAGCGGCTGCTGGCGCGCCTGCAGCTCGGCCAGCAGGTCGGTCTGTGCCACCAGCGCGGCGATCAGGCCGCAGGCGAACACCAGCACCACGTCGACCAAGTTGGCCAGGGGCCCGAGCGGGTCGTCGTCGCCTTCGGCGAAACGGCTAGAGCGCCAGCGCCGGCTCATCGGTCTGCTCCTCGCCCGTCCGGGCCTCGCACCGGTCCAGCAGCTCGTCGTACCAGCGGCGGCGCAGACGCCCCAGGCCGAAGCCGAGCACCCCGGCGAGCAGGCCGAACACCGTGGTATCGAAGGCCACCCGCATGGCCACGCTGAGGATCTGCACATTGCCCTCGCCGAGGGCCGCCAGCCCGGGCCCCAGGGGGATCAGGGTGCCCATCAGGCCGAGCATGGGGCCGATACGGGCGATCAGGTCGGCGCGATCCAGGCGCTTGCGCGCCCGCCGCTCGATCTCCGCCAGCGGCAAGCGCTGCCAGTGGGCCAGGCCGCCGCAGCGCTCGCCGACGGCCACCCCGCAATCCCACACCGCCAGCGCCAGCAGGGCGAACAGGCCGAGGGTGACCGGCTGCAGCAGCCAGCCGACCAGCAGGTGCAGCCAGGTGAATACTTGACTGTCGAACATCTTCAACGTCCTCCCGGGGTATGGGCGCCGCGGCCGCGCCAGACGCCCAGGGCGAGCAGGCCGGCCAGCAGCGCCAGGGCGAACCAGAATGCCTGGTTCAGGGGTTGGGCCTCGCCTTGGCCGGCGCCCGGCTCGGTGGCGGGCTCGGCCTGCGCCGCCTGGATCTCGCTGAGGGTACTCGGCGCCGGCATCGGCGCGGCCTCGACCTGCGCCGCCTGCAGGCGCTGCTGCAGGGCGCTGCGCAGCTCATCCGGCAGCTGCGGCAGCAACCACTGCAGCATCGGGTGGTCCGGCCGGGTGTGGCCGCTGCCGGGCAGGCCGTGCTCGACCACCAGGCGGGCGAACTGCTCGCCGAGCTGCCGCAGCGTGGCCGCGTCGGCCTGCCAGAAGTCCTTGTGGATGGCCACCAGCATGATCGCCAGCATGTTGCTCTTCACGTGCACGTTGGCGCCCTGCTCGAGGAAGGCATCCAGGCCGACTTCGTAGCGGTCGTCGATATACACCGCCTTGACCTCCTCCCAGGCGCTGTCACGGATGATCTCCGGGTTGGTCACCTGCCAGC includes:
- the btuB gene encoding TonB-dependent vitamin B12 receptor — translated: MSKSLLTPAAALLCGVSSLSQAQAAEPSRLQDQVVTATRTAQTVEQSLAAVTVFDREQIELSQATSVPELLKRVPGVSFANNGGPGKHSSLFMRGSESDHVLVLIDGIKVGSVTSGAVALQDLPLELIERIEVVRGPRSSLYGSEAIGGVIQIFTRKGGSGGARPFFSAGYGTHDSYSGSAGVSGGDDRGWYSLGVSGADTDGLNAKAMDASGYEDDADGYRNLSAALSAGYRFANGLELDANLLQAKSHNDYDQVNRRRTAGFHAHADGESNVLGTRARFAPLEPWQVTLQAGRSEDKSDAFQDGAFYSRFDSRRDSASWQNDLSLAPGHLLTLGADYQHDEVNGSTAYAEDSRDNKGAFAQYLGEVGRHDWQLSLRRDDNQQFGRHDTGNLGYGFALSDALRATLGYGTAFKAPTFNELYYPGYGNPELDAETSRSLELGLAGRHGWGHWAVNAFRSVIDDLIAYDSSIRGPANVDQARIRGVELLLASQLLGWDWNANYTLLEPENRSAGANDGNELARRAKQLFNLDLDRRLGAFSLGASLHAEGQRYDDLANTRELSGFATLDLRGEYRIDPAWRLQARVANLLDADYETAEGFNQPGQALYLTLRYQAL
- the cobO gene encoding cob(I)yrinic acid a,c-diamide adenosyltransferase, with translation MSESMERDARHKARMARKKALIDEKIAQAQDEYGLLLVHTGNGKGKSSSAFGMVARALGHGIRVGVVQFIKGAASTGEETFFRRFPEEVSYHVMGEGFTWETQDRQRDIQKAQEAWAVARQLLGDPAIGLVVLDELNIALKYGYLELETVLADIEARPLLQHVVVTGRGAPPGMIEAADTVTEMSLVKHAFKAGVKAQKGVEF
- the bluB gene encoding 5,6-dimethylbenzimidazole synthase, whose amino-acid sequence is MSQQAFSAAERAAVYRAIAERRDMRHFSGGRVEPAVLTRLLQAAHQAPSVGLMQPWRFIRITRPELRRAIQALVEEERQRTAEALGERGDAFMRLKVEGVGDCAELLVAALMDDREAHVFGRRTMPEMDLASVACAIQNLWLAARAEGLGMGWVSLFEPQALAELLAMPPGSQPLALLCLGPVAEFYQAPMLVQQGWAQQRALQELLFQDRWGIEACSQ
- a CDS encoding cobyrinate a,c-diamide synthase, with the translated sequence MSARNCPALLIAAPASGQGKTTVTAALARLHARQGKRVRVFKCGPDFLDPMILARASGAPVYQLDLWMVGAAESRRLLWQAAGEAELILIEGVMGLFDGSPSAADLARHFGVPVLAVIDGSAMAQTFGALAHGLASFQADLPFSGVLGNKVGSVRHGEILRDALPASIRWYGALPRSADIELPSRHLGLVQAGELADLDARLDAAADALAASAEVALPPPVSCAAPEPQALAPLLAGVRSGVALDAAFAFLYQANLDLLRELGAELRFFSPLADEQLPEVDSLYLPGGYPELHLARLEANQAMAEAIRAHHAAGKPIHAECGGMLYLLDRLTDKQGQSGRMLGLLPGAATLQPRLTALALQEVELPGGRLRGHTFHHSALTCDLQPIARGECPNYKRTAEAVYRQGRLSASYIHFYLPSDPVAAAELFQP
- the cbiB gene encoding adenosylcobinamide-phosphate synthase CbiB, with amino-acid sequence MSLALSGLTAVALDAWLGEPRRAHPLVAFGRLAAGLERRFNSAGRGWRSHGVTAWCLAVLPPTLLAALLAQLPGIGWAVEILALYAALGLKSLGEHALPVAQALRLGDLPLARERVGYLVSRTTSELDASGVARAGTESVLENGSDAVFAALFWFLVAGAPGVVLYRLSNTLDAMWGYRTPRFARFGWAAAKIDDGLNYLPARLVALTYALLGSSASALRCWRRQAPQWDSPNAGPVMAAGAGALGVRLGGAAIYHGREEQRPPLGEGAAPRARDIERALNLVYGGVLLWLALLLVAEVGLA
- a CDS encoding DUF2149 domain-containing protein yields the protein MSRRWRSSRFAEGDDDPLGPLANLVDVVLVFACGLIAALVAQTDLLAELQARQQPLPVERGRELPALPDSLKGRGGEGLQSVGQVYRDPQTGKLILIGQ